The Raphanus sativus cultivar WK10039 chromosome 2, ASM80110v3, whole genome shotgun sequence genome includes a region encoding these proteins:
- the LOC130508579 gene encoding uncharacterized protein LOC130508579, with product MSSSNMLLQQQYRQKGFKTYSELISCLLLAEQNNELLLKNSELRPPGSKPVPEANHTSNEPNDGAEANHVRYDHKGRGSSYGRGRGRKGHGRGRGQGGNSKGRSTPYDRPNQSNNGQGKGRGNGTSSKPQNLQAHLAIDAE from the coding sequence ATGTTGCTTCAGCAACAATACAGACAGAAAGGTTTTAAGACCTATAGTGAGCTCATCTCATGTCTATTGCTTGCAGAACAGAACAACGAGCTGCTCTTGAAGAACAGTGAGCTTAGACCACCTGGATCTAAGCCTGTCCCTGAGGCAAATCATACCTCAAATGAGCCTAATGATGGTGCTGAAGCCAACCATGTCCGGTATGACCATAAGGGCCGCGGATCCTCATATGGAAGAGGACGTGGCCGTAAAGGTCATGGGCGAGGACGTGGACAAGGTGGCAACAGCAAAGGGCGTAGCACCCCTTATGACCGTCCAAACCAGTCCAATAATGGACAAGGTAAAGGCAGAGGCAATGGGACTTCTTCAAAGCCACAAAATCTGCAAGCTCACCTTGCCATAGATGCGGAATGA